A part of Eremothecium sinecaudum strain ATCC 58844 chromosome VII, complete sequence genomic DNA contains:
- the HST2 gene encoding histone deacetylase HST2 (Syntenic homolog of Ashbya gossypii AGL018C; Syntenic homolog of Saccharomyces cerevisiae YPL015C (HST2)), with the protein MKIHIYLKTVVMATAQTEVIKKLAEYIRTNPECKVTFMVGAGISTSCGIPDFRSPKTGLYHNLSKFKLPYAEAVFDIDYFRKNPKPFYALAKELYPENFQPSAFHYLMRLFQTHGRLKRIYTQNIDTLERAAGITDEFIVEAHGSFAKNHCITCNKEYPTDIFKRKLLEGEGPARCSDCKGLVKPNIVFFGEGLPNKFFSTWDEDLEELEDYNNNVIIVAGTSLVVYPFASLPSEVPENVTRVLMNMEVVGDFVNPRKEDLIIQGFSDDIATHLARELGWYDELLKLTKHKTSKAKEIRESEKDTAIPLDGIVSDTKTTTTESEKVPRKEIEVTVKEDEEHLSVLTERLETLTLKKNNTAHDEKK; encoded by the coding sequence ATGAAAATACACATATACTTAAAAACAGTAGTAATGGCTACCGCACAGACCGAGGTTATTAAGAAATTGGCTGAATATATAAGGACTAATCCAGAATGCAAGGTGACATTTATGGTAGGTGCAGGGATATCTACTTCCTGTGGGATACCAGATTTTAGGTCACCAAAAACCGGGCTATATCATAACCTATCGAAGTTCAAGTTACCTTATGCAGAAGCTGTATTTGATATAGATTATTTTAGGAAAAACCCTAAGCCATTTTATGCGCTTGCGAAGGAACTATATCCTGAGAACTTTCAACCATCTGCATTCCATTATTTAATGAGGTTATTTCAAACACATGGTCGATTAAAGAGGATATATACACAAAACATTGACACTTTGGAACGAGCTGCTGGGATAACTGATGAGTTTATTGTAGAAGCTCATGGTTCTTTTGCGAAGAACCATTGTATCACATGTAATAAAGAATATCCGACGGACATCTTCAAGAGAAAATTACTAGAGGGGGAAGGCCCCGCAAGGTGTTCCGATTGTAAAGGTCTAGTAAAACCAAATATTGTATTCTTCGGTGAAGGTCTACCGAATAAATTTTTTTCCACGTGGGATGAAGATCTagaagaacttgaagaCTACAATAACAATGTTATAATCGTCGCTGGTACTTCGTTAGTGGTTTACCCTTTTGCATCTTTGCCTTCCGAAGTTCCTGAAAATGTCACCCGTGTCTTAATGAATATGGAAGTAGTAGGTGATTTTGTAAATCCGAGAAAAGAAGATCTCATAATTCAAGGTTTCAGTGATGATATAGCAACACATTTGGCGCGGGAGCTTGGTTGGTACGATGAACTACTAAAACTTACAAAACATAAGACATCGAAAGCAAAGGAAATCCGGGAATCAGAGAAAGATACTGCGATTCCTTTAGATGGCATTGTTTCAGATACTAAGACGACCACTACTGAGTCAGAGAAGGTACCAAGAAAGGAAATAGAAGTGACTgttaaagaagatgaagaacACCTCTCAGTGTTAACCGAGCGTTTGGAAACACTAACATTGAAAAAAAATAACACAGCTCATGATGAGAAAAAGTAA
- a CDS encoding HGL018Wp (Non-syntenic homolog of Ashbya gossypii AGL178W and Eremothecium cymbalariae Ecym_5175) gives MDRGTPTYGGQRRTVETSPSTDMGRHSHVAAGMFKETKMTGEDPNQLRMLLMQVKYLATRNQPEWNDDDKTMYLISHLGDNPQRSAMAYYFRIESERGSPPTFEEMVDNLSLTYNQVVSPVDKIVQLIDVAVAKNQDFAQYVHEFQLTTAELATKDLQTLVDQMMMAIFKYGLSTEAKQLLAVCPKTPKNWRMMADVIRENPATVQSMDKTATRRKTSTRGWIPASTKDKSIRSNDGKKEKREREKPLKCYTCNEEGHFSPQCPEELHLAQPMKPAKIEELTTSLENFHITGNRSKPVRLASQIQDKRIKIHKTESRELDGVQVAIKGIRGLVIPALDEGTLKPVKVLLDTGAYLSLVTDSCVRRLGITTLEVPEAWYRGIDGDLIAATTGVEFSLRYNSRTYAFVACVTPLELDVDVIVGTSTMVLMPEWIEVVTQLLQNRSNNLQRITDVSAKRSSDVTGWPREPRDTDRVEDTVTGKDEIPRRQTVKAGAAELNTVEAEPEVVSTPSGKQVQRELLEQQASPRVGSQEDWLRYKARSSGSTSSSPQESDLPPVLAEKYKDTVTDVLNNAHIQKRRVCHEIRLVEGARLPKLQPYRQTAKEKNITRTLVNELLEQGFIIPSTAPGSSPIVLVKKKDGSHRLRINYRELNKITVRDPFPLPRIDDLLACIGEAKVFSTLDLHGGYHQIPMKKEDREKTAFITSQGKFEYVVMPFGLVNATSTLARYMTELFIELPFVAVYLDVLLIYSKDEEEHITHLDIVLGRLKEQGLIAKKKKCHFNVNKVEFLGYEVSDIGIKPLTHKCEAIKLLKMPQTVKQTQRFLGLVNYYRRFIPNCSLVTRPLHRFIAGKEKWSKRQTEAVERTKALLSSEPILVKFKTYDPDAKYVLTTDASKEGVGGVLEEVDEHGKVVGVVEYFSKAFNDVQSRYPAGELQLLGIVEALRHFRYLLHGRPFQIKTDRLGLLTVKNKGKPHRRVARWLDELEEYDFTISYVKGPHNVVADVLSRDVRRFYMVEGAIIRPTLWKEDYKADPFSIAVLKTLGKKFHPVMEGNDVHLVAKYMEKLRKSEIFRQKVSMDGSVIYYENRIIVPRNKVQEVLQTYHDHFLTGGHFGIEATYSKIALYYYWPKMARDVKEYVKTCVDCQVRKRYRPNSQGKIMPLPKATERWKELSMDFLSGIPKSRQGNDMIMVVVDRFSKYAWFIPCQKTISGEQVFYLLADNIFKEKGCPNTVVSDRDVRYESAKYQELMEAYGIKLLRSTAAHPQTDGQTERVMQPLTRLLKQFAQSPNWDQHLWHVQFVYNSAYNQAIKDIPARVAYGYEPYEPCVEAGVDNGNQSLDADDLASLLEAINARIKDQLEENRIRMEVDKNDKRREVTFEPGELVLVLKKRIQEDKLYQKLAEEYAGPFKVLAKINDNAYEIDLPPQLTAHRVINVQYLKKYYPRNDRYTRLPPDSRLEARDRVNEIVSIVDYDKDEEVYECQMEQVDPGTVVLYDADDLELLPPTRKAELLEDFQKRLQEEDLPSPGDPVGTSNARRRSTSEEVEEDVVDSNRNLVETAARKKRRIRSVWKSRSNC, from the coding sequence ATGGACAGGGGTACACCAACTTATGGAGGTCAACGGAGAACCGTTGAGACTTCCCCATCCACAGATATGGGACGTCACTCCCACGTTGCAGCAGGGATGTTTAAGGAGACGAAGATGACAGGGGAGGACCCTAATCAACTCCGTATGCTATTGATGCAAGTGAAGTATTTGGCAACGCGTAATCAGCCAGAGTGGAATGACGATGATAAGACGATGTACTTGATCAGTCATTTAGGTGATAACCCTCAAAGGAGTGCTATGGCATACTACTTTAGGATTGAATCAGAGCGAGGATCCCCACCAACATTTGAAGAGATGGTAGACAACCTATCCCTCACCTATAACCAAGTTGTATCTCCGGTAGACAAGATTGTGCAACTTATTGACGTAGCTGTTGCAAAAAACCAAGACTTTGCTCAATACGTGCATGAATTTCAATTAACCACCGCGGAGCTTGCCACCAAGGACCTTCAAACCCTTGTGGATCAGATGATGATGGCTATATTCAAGTATGGATTGTCCACCGAAGCTAAACAATTGCTGGCAGTATGCCCTAAGACACCGAAAAATTGGCGTATGATGGCCGATGTCATTCGGGAAAATCCAGCAACCGTACAATCGATGGATAAAACAGCAACACGTCGTAAGACATCCACACGCGGATGGATCCCAGCAAGCACGAAGGATAAATCCATCAGAAGTAACGATGGAAAGAAAGAGAAGCGGGAGCGGGAGAAACCTCTGAAATGCTATACTTGTAATGAAGAAGGGCACTTCTCACCTCAGTGTCCCGAAGAATTACACTTAGCACAACCAATGAAACCTGCTAAAATTGAAGAACTAACAACGTCGTTAGAGAATTTTCATATCACAGGTAATAGGAGTAAACCAGTAAGACTAGCGTCTCAAATTCAAGATAAACGAATAAAAATCCATAAAACAGAAAGCAGAGAATTAGATGGAGTACAAGTAGCCATTAAAGGGATTAGGGGGCTTGTAATTCCTGCGTTAGATGAGGGGACGCTTAAACCAGTCAAAGTACTATTAGACACAGGCGCATATCTATCCCTGGTGACGGACAGCTGCGTTCGTAGGTTAGGGATAACCACTTTAGAAGTACCAGAGGCATGGTATCGTGGGATAGATGGAGATTTGATAGCCGCCACCACTGGAGTAGAGTTCAGTCTACGTTATAACAGCAGAACATACGCATTTGTAGCGTGTGTCACTCCTTTAGAATTGGATGTGGACGTCATTGTAGGTACATCAACCATGGTATTGATGCCAGAGTGGATCGAGGTTGTTACCCAGTTGCTACAGAATAGGAGTAATAACTTACAAAGAATTACGGACGTGAGTGCGAAGCGATCCAGTGATGTAACAGGTTGGCCACGGGAGCCTAGAGATACCGACAGGGTAGAAGATACCGTAACCGGGAAGGACGAGATACCTCGGCGCCAGACGGTAAAAGCAGGAGCAGCAGAGCTCAATACAGTAGAGGCGGAGCCAGAAGTTGTGAGCACACCTTCAGGGAAACAGGTACAACGAGAGCTGTTAGAACAACAGGCGAGCCCAAGAGTAGGCAGTCAAGAAGACTGGTTAAGATACAAGGCCAGATCCTCAGGGTCAACTTCTAGTAGCCCACAAGAGTCGGATTTACCACCCGTATTAGCAGAAAAGTACAAAGATACAGTAACAGATGTATTGAACAATGCGCACATACAGAAAAGACGAGTGTGCCACGAAATTAGACTTGTGGAAGGAGCAAGACTACCGAAATTACAGCCCTACAGACAGACAGCTAAAGAGAAGAACATCACAAGAACATTAGTGAACGAACTCTTAGAACAGGGATTTATCATACCCTCAACCGCACCCGGTAGCTCACCGATAGTGCTAGTGAAAAAGAAGGACGGTAGCCACCGATTACGCATCAATTATAGGGAGTTGAACAAGATCACAGTACGTGATCCATTCCCCTTACCTAGAATTGACGACCTGTTAGCTTGTATTGGGGAAGCAAAAGTGTTCAGTACTTTAGATCTCCATGGTGGATACCATCAGATTCCTATGAAGAAAGAAGATAGGGAGAAAACTGCGTTCATTACGTCCCAAGGGAAGTTCGAGTACGTAGTGATGCCATTCGGATTAGTAAATGCTACAAGCACGCTCGCTAGATATATGACGGAATTGTTCATAGAACTACCTTTTGTTGCCGTCTACTTAGATGTTCTTCTAATCTACTCgaaggatgaagaagaacacATAACTCATCTCGATATAGTATTAGGGAGATTAAAAGAGCAAGGGCTAATagcgaagaagaaaaagtGTCATTTTAATGTGAACAAGGTAGAGTTCTTAGGGTATGAAGTCAGTGATATAGGAATCAAACCTTTAACCCACAAATGTGAAGCCATCAAGCTGTTAAAGATGCCACAAACGGTTAAGCAAACACAACGATTTTTAGGTCTTGTGAATTATTACCGCCGATTTATACCTAATTGTTCATTAGTTACTAGACCACTACACCGATTTATAGCAGGAAAAGAGAAGTGGTCTAAACGACAGACAGAAGCAGTCGAACGCACCAAAGCTCTACTGTCCAGTGAACCAATTCTGGTGAAGTTTAAGACATATGACCCCGATGCGAAATATGTGTTAACCACAGACGCGTCTAAGGAGGGAGTAGGCGGAGTGTTGgaagaagttgatgaaCATGGGAAGGTAGTAGGTGTCGTGGAGTATTTCTCCAAAGCATTCAATGATGTGCAGTCGAGATATCCTGCTGGAGAATTACAGTTACTAGGTATAGTAGAAGCACTGCGGCACTTCAGATATTTGTTACATGGCAGACCGTTTCAGATTAAAACAGACCGTCTAGGGCTATTGACAGTGAAGAATAAAGGTAAACCACACCGAAGAGTAGCACGGTGGTTGGATGAATTAGAAGAATATGACTTCACAATCAGTTACGTGAAAGGACCGCATAATGTAGTAGCAGATGTGTTATCGCGAGACGTACGAAGGTTCTATATGGTAGAAGGAGCCATTATTAGACCAACATTATGGAAAGAGGATTACAAGGCAGATCCATTCTCCATTGCAGTACTAAAAACCCTAGGTAAGAAATTCCACCCAGTGATGGAAGGGAACGACGTACACTTGGTAGCGAAGTACATGGAGAAGTTGAGGAAGTCCGAGATCTTCAGACAAAAGGTTTCCATGGATGGATCAGTGATCTATTATGAAAATAGAATCATAGTTCCAAGGAATAAGGTCCAAGAGGTACTACAGACATATCACGATCACTTCTTGACAGGAGGACATTTCGGGATTGAAGCCACGTATAGTAAGATCGCACTATATTATTACTGGCCAAAGATGGCAAGAGATGTTAAGGAGTATGTGAAAACATGCGTGGATTGTCAGGTTAGGAAGCGTTATCGCCCGAATAGCCAGGGGAAGATCATGCCACTGCCTAAAGCCACAGAACGGTGGAAAGAATTAAGCATGGACTTCTTATCAGGTATTCCAAAATCCAGACAAGGTAATGACATGATTATGGTCGTAGTAGATCGATTTTCGAAGTATGCATGGTTTATCCCATGTCAGAAAACCATCAGTGGAGAACAAGTATTTTACTTATTAGCAGATAATATCTTTAAAGAGAAGGGTTGTCCGAATACTGTCGTTAGTGACCGAGATGTTAGGTACGAGAGTGCAAAGTATCAAGAACTCATGGAGGCTTATGGAATTAAGTTACTACGCTCAACAGCCGCCCACCCGCAAACGGATGGACAGACAGAACGGGTGATGCAACCATTAACCCGATTACTAAAACAATTTGCACAATCCCCAAATTGGGATCAACATTTATGGCACGTTCAATTTGTATACAATAGTGCATACAATCAAGCCATCAAAGATATCCCAGCGAGAGTAGCATATGGTTACGAACCATACGAACCTTGCGTAGAAGCCGGGGTAGATAACGGCAATCAAAGCCTCGACGCAGATGACCTAGCATCACTTTTAGAAGCCATTAATGCTCGAATCAAAGACCAATTAGAAGAGAACCGTATTCGAATGGAAGTCGATAAGAATGACAAACGACGTGAGGTTACATTCGAGCCGGGAGAGCTAGTACTCgtgttgaagaagaggataCAAGAAGATAAGTTGTATCAGAAACTGGCTGAGGAATATGCTGGACCATTCAAGGTACTCGCGAAGATTAATGATAATGCCTACGAGATTGATTTACCACCTCAACTCACGGCACACCGAGTAATCAACGTACAATACTTGAAGAAGTATTATCCTAGAAATGATCGCTATACTCGATTACCACCAGATAGTAGGCTCGAGGCTCGAGATCGAGTGAACGAAATCGTATCAATAGTAGATTATGACAAAGACGAAGAGGTATATGAATGCCAGATGGAGCAAGTAGACCCGGGCACCGTGGTGTTGTACGACGCAGACGACTTAGAGCTCTTACCACCTACACGGAAGGCCGAACTACTAGAAGACTTTCAGAAACGATTGCAAGAAGAAGACCTGCCATCTCCTGGAGACCCAGTGGGGACGTCGAACGCAAGGCGTAGGTCGACGTCCGAAGAGGTGGAGGAGGATGtcgtagattcaaatagaaaCCTCGTAGAAAcagcagctagaaagaaACGTCGGATCAGATCTGTATGGAAAAGTAGGAGTAATTGCTAG
- the RQC2 gene encoding Rqc2p (Syntenic homolog of Ashbya gossypii AGL017W; Syntenic homolog of Saccharomyces cerevisiae YPL009C (TAE2)): MKQRITSLDLQILGKELKLELEGCRLNNIYSIADSNRQFLLKFNKSESKVNVVIDCGLKIHITDFTRPIPPSPSQFVIKLRKHLKSKRLTTVKQIDNDRILVLSFANGLYFLVLEFFAAGNVLLLDENRKIMALHRVVQDHQTAIGITYTMFDETFLQNTEQKLPTQASHSLDEIEQLIEDKKLFYANTMTKQSQVGSKGKQKIPSIQNVIFSAFPHLSNELILKCCKSSGLDPSTSLLEFEGNINSIVCALNKTEEEFCSTLKNSIKIGYILAKRNALFDEAKDKEDTEYTYEQFYPFVPYIAEDKLKDVKVIEIEGNYNRTVDTYFSTIESTKYALRIQNQEDQAKKKLEKAKIENNKKIQQLVDMQQSNEKKGYAIIANADIVEEAKLSVQGLVDQQMDWVAMEKLIKNEQLRGNKVAQLIQLPLKLKENKIQLLLPIPNDETDKPPGEDKSDSDNDEWSDDSSSTPEDEYFDKNTSKPTDNSKSSLETVSVMIDLSLSAYANASNYYEIKKHSAKKQAGVEQNVQRAMKNIEHKIETNLKKKLKEQHEVLRVLRKRYFFENYTWFISNEGFLALMGKSGIETDQIFSKYIQKDDVCVSNAFGSKVWIKNPYFTEIPPNTLMQAGVLANSASEAWSKKVASSPWWCSAKNLSKFDDIDGSLLGPGEFRVVHEERKTFLPPAQLVMGMALLWKVKTDDSDDKYEETGEAEEEIDGTEDMLETIADVNQSSWDNETNETPGEAQHSLEGAEEETTGTSELYMFSDDHIETEETNLNKAAAEADPTHSVTSILEAMSNKKVRGKKGKLKKMQKRYADQDEEEMIMRLQALGTLKGIEKQRQQKEEDATKQKERESKKMRRERQKQQQALKFTSSEFVKINYDKIFKELKPTPLEDDEILAVLPVFAPWSSVGKYKYKVKIQPGSMKKTKTINEVLHHFLTRTTDSKKQEIDKSSAAEIDLIKQLKVQEFIPLICVDRLKVTIPGSSDTKSSKGSSKGKTKKTK; the protein is encoded by the coding sequence ATGAAGCAACGTATTACTTCATTGGACCTTCAAATTTTGGGAAAAGAATTAAAGCTAGAGCTAGAGGGATGCCGGCTGAATAATATTTATAGCATTGCGGACTCTAATAGACAATTTTTGCTGAAATTTAACAAGTCTGAATCAAAGGTTAATGTGGTTATTGATTGTGGATTAAAAATTCACATTACGGATTTTACAAGGCCTATACCTCCTTCTCCTTCACAATTTGTCATAAAATTAAGAAAGCATTTGAAATCAAAAAGGTTAACAACGGTCAAGCAGATAGACAATGACAGAATCCTGGTTTTAAGTTTTGCAAATGGTTTGTATTTTTTAGTGCTAGAGTTTTTTGCGGCTGGTAATGTTTTACTGCTTGATGAGAATAGGAAGATAATGGCTTTACATAGGGTGGTGCAGGATCATCAGACTGCCATTGGGATTACTTATACAATGTTTGATGAAACCTTCCTTCAAAACACTGAACAAAAGCTTCCCACTCAAGCTAGTCATAGCCTAGATGAAATTGAACAATTGATAGAAGATAAGAAACTGTTTTACGCCAATACTATGACTAAACAAAGTCAAGTAGGAAGCAAAGGGAAACAAAAGATTCCGTCTATTCAGAATGTAATTTTTAGTGCGTTCCCGCACTTGTCCAATGAGTTGATTTTAAAATGCTGCAAGAGCAGCGGCTTGGATCCATCTACGTCATTACTAGAGTTTGAAGGTAATATTAACTCTATAGTATGTGCTCTAAATAAAACTGAAGAAGAGTTTTGCAGTACGTTGAAAAATTCAATCAAGATAGGATATATTTTGGCTAAGAGAAATGCTCTATTTGATGAGGCAAAGGATAAAGAAGATACGGAATACACATATGAGCAATTTTATCCTTTTGTACCTTATATTGCAGAGGATAAATTGAAAGACGTAAAAGTTATTGAAATTGAAGGCAATTATAACAGAACTGTTGATACATACTTCTCTACAATTGAGTCTACAAAATACGCATTACGCATACAAAATCAGGAAGACCAAGCTAAAAAGAAGCTTGAAAAGGCAAAAATTGAGAACAATAAAAAGATTCAACAGTTAGTGGATATGCAACAGTCTAATGAAAAAAAAGGATACGCCATTATTGCAAATGCCGATATAGTTGAAGAAGCTAAACTTTCTGTTCAAGGCCTTGTTGATCAGCAAATGGATTGGGTTGCTATGGAAAAGTTGATTAAGAACGAGCAATTAAGAGGCAATAAGGTTGCTCAATTAATACAGCTACCACTTAAGTTGAAAGAAAACAAAATTCAACTGCTACTACCAATTCCTAACGATGAAACTGATAAGCCACCTGGAGAGGATAAATCTGACTCCGATAATGACGAATGGTCTGATGATAGTTCTTCAACCCCTGAAGATGAGTATTTCGATAAAAATACTTCTAAACCGACGGATAACTCTAAAAGCTCTTTAGAGACCGTTAGTGTCATGATTGACCTATCCTTATCGGCCTATGCTAATGCTTCTAATTACTATGAAATTAAAAAACATAGCGCAAAGAAACAAGCAGGTGTTGAACAGAATGTGCAACGTGCAATGAAGAATATAGAGCACAAAATCGAGACTAAtctaaaaaaaaaattgaAGGAACAGCATGAAGTGTTGCGCGTTCTTCGGAAGCGCTATTTCTTTGAAAACTATACTTGGTTCATTTCAAATGAAGGATTCCTGGCACTAATGGGAAAAAGCGGGATTGAAACTGACCAAATTTTCAGTAAATATATCCAGAAAGATGATGTGTGCGTTTCTAATGCTTTTGGATCAAAGGTGTGGATCAAAAACCCATATTTTACAGAAATTCCACCTAATACGTTAATGCAAGCTGGTGTTCTCGCTAATTCAGCCTCGGAGGCGTGGTCGAAGAAAGTTGCATCTTCACCATGGTGGTGCAGTGCTAAAAATTTGAGCAAATTTGATGATATCGACGGTTCTTTGTTAGGTCCTGGGGAATTCCGAGTCGTCCATGAAGAGCGCAAAACTTTCCTACCACCAGCACAACTTGTTATGGGAATGGCGCTTCTTTGGAAAGTGAAAACGGATGATAGCGATGACAAATATGAAGAAACAGGGGAGGCAGAGGAAGAAATAGATGGAACAGAGGATATGCTGGAAACAATTGCTGATGTTAATCAGAGTAGCTGGGACAATGAAACTAACGAAACGCCGGGAGAAGCGCAACACTCCTTAGAAGGTGCTGAGGAAGAAACTACTGGTACATCTGAGCTATATATGTTTTCTGATGACCATATAGAAACAGAAGAAACAAATTTAAACAAAGCTGCAGCTGAGGCAGATCCAACCCACTCTGTAACATCTATCCTTGAAGCTATGAGCAATAAAAAGGTTCGAGGTAAGAAGGGTAAGTTAAAGAAGATGCAGAAAAGATACGCTGATcaagatgaagaggaaATGATAATGAGATTGCAAGCGTTGGGTACCCTGAAAGGTATTGAAAAACAGCGCCAGCAAAAAGAAGAGGATGCTACAAAACAGAAAGAAAGAGAAAGTAAAAAGATGAGGCGAGAAAGGCAGAAGCAACAACAGGCATTAAAATTCACATCATCAGAGTTTGTCAAAATCAACTACGATAAGATATTTAAGGAATTAAAGCCCACCCCATTagaagatgatgaaattCTTGCTGTCCTGCCGGTGTTTGCACCCTGGTCGTCTGTTGGAAAATACAAATACAAAGTAAAGATCCAACCAGGATctatgaagaagacgaaAACCATCAATGAGGTTTTGCATCATTTTTTGACTAGAACTACGGACTCTAAGAAACAAGAAATTGATAAAAGTTCAGCTGCTGAAATCGATCTGATAAAACAGCTTAAGGTGCAAGAATTTATACCCTTAATATGTGTCGATAGATTAAAGGTAACCATCCCAGGTTCTAGTGATACAAAATCAAGCAAAGGAAGTTCAAAAGGTAAAACAAAGAAAACTAAGTAA
- the RET3 gene encoding coatomer subunit zeta (Syntenic homolog of Ashbya gossypii AGL016C; Syntenic homolog of Saccharomyces cerevisiae YPL010W (RET3)), with protein sequence MVNLSLYAIQGVLILDNEGKRVFTKYFHPPHEPVSDGWSFSTVKKQKEFEAKLFKKTYKKNAEILILEDRLVLYKECANVILYVMGSLEENEIVLQDTLNAIKVGIEVELNTDIDKKAIQDNYDVVCLVVDEVIDDGIILETELRTINSRVTKAPTNEPTITIDLSEKGLLSAWGFAKSKLAETLQQGL encoded by the coding sequence ATGGTTAACCTTTCGCTGTACGCAATACAGGGTGTATTAATTTTAGACAACGAAGGGAAGCGTGTTTTTACCAAGTATTTTCATCCTCCTCATGAACCAGTTAGTGATGGATGGAGCTTCTCTACTGTTAAGAAGCAGAAAGAGTTCGAAGCAAAATTATTTAAGAAAACCTATAAGAAGAATGCTGAGATTTTAATTCTAGAGGACCGCTTAGTGCTATATAAAGAGTGCGCTAATGTTATTTTATATGTTATGGGATCGCTTGAAGAAAACGAAATTGTGCTTCAGGATACGTTAAACGCTATTAAAGTAGGCATAGAGGTTGAATTGAATACTGATATCGATAAGAAGGCCATTCAGGATAATTATGACGTTGTTTGTCTTGTAGTGGATGAAGTTATTGATGATGGCATTATTTTAGAGACGGAATTGCGGACCATAAACTCTAGAGTTACCAAAGCCCCAACAAATGAACCTACGATTACAATTGATCTATCAGAGAAGGGTTTGTTAAGCGCCTGGGGGTTTGCGAAAAGTAAGCTTGCCGAGACTTTACAGCAGGGATTGTAA
- the TAF3 gene encoding Taf3p (Syntenic homolog of Ashbya gossypii AGL015W; Syntenic homolog of Saccharomyces cerevisiae YPL011C (TAF3)): MTSAKAFYFRLLRVSMIQLLKAHGFDRAKPSTVDTFTDLYIRFLSLLLQELRMLAAARMAMDGTIYIQDLSLALQNVGLIKPMDLLDVYDENSELPGDVGLQKLKDWCENSPSAVDARLVATPVPELLNAKEGANGKLPNKPLSLIPEYINQLNNGKKNNHVNNEESELVGAMINNGDMDDWVKFMVTRQKVNASREISGKLPIDLESLPAIPGYRWSILSNSQLKNNEEHIPLAVSDGQDVEAATNVDVLLSKLPILRKEDRLDSITLSFEEESIAIDNSLDNELIEDEPASEYCSQQYDYKELDEFEHNSGTGELKLSHEVDSEFQDLEDVQNTFERRDSLVYGSNSFEYNGS; encoded by the coding sequence ATGACTTCTGCTAAGGCTTTTTATTTTCGCCTGCTGCGAGTGTCTATGATCCAGCTCCTTAAAGCCCATGGTTTTGATAGGGCTAAACCTTCTACAGTTGATACCTTCACTGACCTGTATATTCGATTCCTCTCGTTGCTACTACAAGAACTGCGAATGTTAGCAGCTGCAAGAATGGCAATGGATGGAACGATATATATTCAAGATTTATCTTTGGCCCTTCAGAATGTTGGACTTATTAAACCGATGGATTTACTTGACGTTTACGATGAAAACTCAGAACTACCTGGAGATGTTGGGCTACAGAAGCTTAAAGACTGGTGCGAGAACAGCCCGTCTGCGGTTGATGCGAGATTAGTAGCCACTCCTGTGCCAGAGCTTTTAAATGCTAAGGAAGGTGCAAATGGAAAGTTACCTAATAAACCGTTATCGTTAATTCCAGAATATATTAATCAACTCAATAATGGGAAAAAAAACAATCATGTAAACAATGAAGAGAGTGAATTGGTTGGTGCTATGATAAATAATGGTGATATGGATGATTGGGTTAAGTTTATGGTTACTAGACAAAAGGTTAACGCATCGAGAGAAATATCGGGCAAGTTGCCGATAGATTTAGAAAGTCTCCCAGCTATCCCGGGGTATAGATGGTCCATATTAAGCAATTCTCAGCTGAAAAACAATGAAGAACATATTCCTTTAGCGGTTTCCGATGGTCAGGACGTTGAAGCGGCAACCAATGTGGACGTATTATTATCTAAGTTGCCGATATTGAGAAAAGAAGATAGACTAGATAGTATAACACTttcttttgaagaagaaagtATTGCTATCGATAACTCACTAGACAATGAGCTGATAGAAGACGAACCGGCGTCAGAATATTGCTCTCAGCAATATGACTATAAAGAGTTGGATGAGTTTGAACATAATTCTGGTACTGGTGAATTGAAGTTGAGTCACGAAGTCGATTCAGAATTCCAGGATCTTGAGGATGTGCAAAATACTTTTGAGCGCCGGGACTCATTAGTTTACGGTAGTAATTCTTTCGAATACAATGGTTCGTAA